In the Myxococcus guangdongensis genome, one interval contains:
- a CDS encoding cytochrome-c peroxidase, which translates to MLCLSALLVGCTLTPAPSETLSSLPLVVPAPADNPTRPEVVELGRALFWDPLLSGNRDVACASCHHPDFGYSDGLAVSVGVGGRGVGRARADGPGARVGRNSLSVLFTAFNGLTTEGSVLPEDAPMFWDHRTASLEAQVLGPLKNALEMRGPAFAEDEILEELVRRLSGIPEYVDMFDAAFGPRGISETTLARAIAAFERTLVPTPTSFDRYLAGDDNAMTPSQIRGMHGFVAQGCSRCHSGPMLSDFKLHRLPVAPGASQAPDLGDGAGQFRTPTLRMVTLTAPYMHNGSVKTLDESIDFYHNLEVTDPLLEGDVEPPLGGGDDLRAFFEALSDGAFDRTVPERVPSGLRPGGG; encoded by the coding sequence GTGTTGTGTCTTTCCGCGCTGCTCGTCGGCTGCACCCTGACGCCCGCGCCGAGCGAGACCCTCTCGTCGCTCCCGCTCGTCGTCCCCGCGCCCGCCGACAATCCGACCCGCCCGGAGGTCGTCGAACTCGGGAGGGCCTTGTTCTGGGACCCTCTACTCTCGGGCAATCGCGACGTCGCCTGTGCCAGTTGCCACCACCCGGACTTCGGATACAGCGATGGGCTCGCTGTCTCGGTCGGCGTCGGTGGCCGGGGTGTGGGACGGGCGCGCGCGGATGGGCCTGGCGCGCGTGTCGGTCGCAACTCCCTGTCGGTGCTCTTCACCGCCTTCAATGGACTGACCACGGAGGGCAGTGTCCTGCCCGAGGACGCGCCGATGTTCTGGGACCATCGGACAGCCTCGCTCGAAGCGCAGGTGCTCGGGCCGCTCAAGAACGCGCTCGAGATGCGAGGCCCGGCTTTCGCCGAGGACGAAATCCTCGAGGAGCTCGTGAGGCGCCTGTCCGGCATCCCGGAGTACGTCGACATGTTCGACGCGGCGTTCGGCCCTCGGGGAATCAGCGAGACGACGCTGGCCAGGGCCATCGCCGCATTCGAGCGGACCCTGGTGCCGACCCCCACGTCGTTCGACCGCTATCTGGCGGGCGACGACAACGCGATGACTCCGTCCCAGATTCGAGGCATGCACGGATTCGTCGCGCAAGGGTGCTCGCGCTGCCACTCGGGTCCGATGCTGTCTGACTTCAAGCTGCACCGCCTGCCGGTGGCGCCCGGTGCGTCCCAGGCGCCCGACCTCGGAGACGGAGCGGGGCAGTTCCGCACGCCCACGCTTCGCATGGTCACCCTCACCGCGCCGTACATGCACAACGGCTCCGTGAAGACGCTCGATGAGTCGATCGACTTCTATCACAACCTGGAGGTCACCGACCCGCTGCTCGAGGGGGACGTCGAGCCACCGCTCGGGGGCGGAGACGACCTGCGCGCCTTCTTCGAAGCGCTCTCCGACGGCGCCTTCGACCGAACCGTCCCGGAACGTGTCCCCAGCGGGCTGCGGCCTGGCGGAGGGTGA
- a CDS encoding DUF3592 domain-containing protein, whose translation MTWLGTGVFGVAGALLLVLSASLARSAHDFDTHAVDVAGVISGHQKQECTRTDNKNRSRTYTCYQYRVRYETDGVAHESPVEMDRTDVEDRLGESVKLRVDPRTQKVHFAGTGPWVGPIATGVFGLLCLGAAVLIRVVFKNG comes from the coding sequence GTGACTTGGTTGGGAACAGGGGTGTTCGGGGTGGCCGGGGCGCTGCTGCTCGTCCTCAGCGCGTCCCTGGCGCGGTCGGCCCATGACTTCGACACGCACGCGGTGGATGTCGCGGGTGTCATCAGCGGCCATCAAAAGCAGGAGTGCACCCGGACGGACAACAAGAACCGCTCACGCACCTATACCTGCTACCAGTACCGGGTCCGGTACGAGACCGACGGCGTCGCGCACGAGTCCCCGGTGGAGATGGACCGGACGGACGTCGAGGACCGGCTGGGGGAGTCGGTGAAGCTGCGAGTGGACCCTCGCACGCAGAAGGTCCACTTCGCCGGGACGGGCCCGTGGGTCGGGCCCATCGCCACCGGGGTTTTCGGCCTGCTGTGCCTGGGCGCCGCGGTGCTGATTCGCGTGGTCTTCAAGAACGGCTGA
- a CDS encoding SDR family oxidoreductase encodes MTLEQQHVVVVGGSSGIGLGVARAALAQGASVTLASRSSEKLARAADLLGSPEQVRTCPVDATSEDSVRQLFGALGPVNHVVVTAVEARYLGIREMDFAAARRIFDSKLMAAFHVASHARIQPGGSLVFTTGIASLRPKPNGSVIAAVNGAIEAAVRAWALELAPVRVNALSPGWIDTPVWDAIVGESKGQVFEQHARRLPVGRIGTTLDVGHAALFLMGNGFTTGEVLRVDGGHPLV; translated from the coding sequence ATGACCCTCGAACAACAACATGTCGTGGTGGTGGGCGGCTCCTCGGGCATCGGGCTCGGCGTGGCGCGGGCCGCGCTGGCGCAAGGCGCCTCGGTGACGCTCGCGAGCCGTTCCTCCGAGAAGCTGGCGCGAGCCGCGGACCTGCTCGGGAGCCCGGAGCAGGTGCGGACCTGTCCGGTGGATGCCACGAGCGAGGACTCGGTGCGCCAGCTCTTCGGGGCGCTCGGGCCCGTGAACCACGTCGTCGTGACGGCGGTGGAGGCGCGCTACCTCGGCATCCGGGAGATGGACTTCGCCGCCGCGCGCCGCATCTTCGACTCCAAGCTCATGGCGGCGTTCCATGTCGCCAGCCATGCCCGAATCCAGCCCGGCGGCTCGCTCGTCTTCACCACGGGGATTGCCTCCCTCCGCCCCAAGCCGAACGGCTCGGTCATCGCGGCGGTGAATGGTGCGATCGAGGCCGCGGTGCGCGCCTGGGCCCTGGAGCTGGCGCCGGTGCGCGTGAATGCCCTGTCACCGGGATGGATCGACACCCCCGTCTGGGATGCCATCGTGGGGGAGTCCAAGGGCCAGGTGTTCGAGCAGCACGCGCGCCGGCTCCCCGTGGGACGCATCGGCACGACCCTCGACGTGGGTCATGCCGCGCTGTTCCTCATGGGGAATGGATTCACCACCGGCGAGGTGCTGCGCGTCGATGGGGGCCATCCCCTGGTCTGA
- a CDS encoding Ig-like domain-containing protein, which yields MSRNWDRTPGFLPGLRSSILLLSVALAACGGKEDEKPPPPPTANRAPSAQDDLLTTDEDTALVIPGASLVSNDADADGDALTVTAVGKATHGGVTLVGGTVTFTPETDFFGTATFEYTVGDGRLTDTAVATVTVNAVNDAPVAVGDSASTDEDVAVVIPTATLLANDTDVDGDVLLVSGVGAATHGTVTLAGGNVTFTPEANFFGAASFEYTVSDGLLTHTATVAVTVNSVEDAPVAVADTVYARRNTPRYIKQDELTANDHMGDGFLFRLAGVGSAVHCTVEIDGGEIDFTPEADFTGSATFQYTVRNGAGTTSATVTIIVGEAPQAVDDTVSTDEDTVLVIPVATLVANDIDVDTDDLLVEGAFSDTHGSVTLDGQNVTFTPEANFFGTATFQYRVTDRASFSTATVRVTVNPVNDAPVAVADSVLASVDVAQRIPAATLLFNDGDVEGDALALTGVSNARNGTVELVGDAVRFTPASGFVGAARFDYQVADTHGATGTGSVDVRVRGYAVRSIFAGAGTTCAVFTDGRLKCWGKNGMGQLGLEHADDRGDGRASNLMSNLPFVRVGTDVRVAMMGLGDGFSCALLEGGAVKCWGDSEQGQLGLGDTQRRGDGPGEMGDALPRVDLGTGRTAKTLVSGLKHLCAILDDGAVKCWGDNWDGRLGLGDTQPRGDGPGEMGNALPAVNLGTGRTAKALAAGGRHTCALLDDDSVKCWGENAWGQLGLGDKVVRGDGPGEMGDALPRVNLGTGRTAKAIAAREHSTCALLDDGSIKCWGGNPYGALGLGDKVHRGDDAGEMGDGLPRVDLGTGRTAKTLTVGSIYACALLDDGSVKCWGGGYAGQLGLGDWNNRGGEPGEMGDALPRVNLGAGRAVTSLAAGAHHTCATFDEGSVKCWGANHSGQLGLNHSDHRGDNPGEMGEALPPIEL from the coding sequence TTGTCGCGGAATTGGGACCGCACCCCGGGGTTCCTCCCCGGCCTTCGGAGCTCCATCCTGCTGCTCTCCGTGGCCCTCGCCGCGTGCGGAGGAAAAGAGGATGAGAAACCACCACCTCCTCCTACCGCCAACAGGGCCCCGTCCGCGCAGGACGACCTGCTGACGACCGACGAGGACACCGCCCTGGTGATTCCCGGCGCGTCGCTCGTCTCCAACGACGCCGACGCGGACGGCGATGCGCTGACGGTGACCGCCGTCGGCAAGGCGACCCACGGTGGTGTGACGCTGGTGGGCGGCACCGTCACCTTCACCCCGGAGACGGACTTCTTCGGGACCGCGACGTTCGAGTACACGGTGGGGGATGGCCGCCTGACGGACACCGCGGTGGCCACCGTCACGGTCAACGCCGTGAACGATGCCCCCGTCGCGGTGGGGGACAGCGCCAGTACGGATGAGGATGTCGCGGTGGTCATCCCGACGGCCACGCTCCTCGCCAACGACACGGATGTCGACGGTGATGTCCTCCTGGTGTCGGGCGTCGGCGCCGCGACGCATGGCACGGTGACGCTGGCGGGTGGCAACGTCACCTTCACCCCGGAGGCGAACTTCTTCGGGGCCGCGAGCTTCGAGTACACCGTCAGCGACGGGCTCTTGACGCACACCGCGACGGTGGCCGTCACGGTCAACTCCGTGGAGGACGCGCCAGTCGCCGTCGCCGACACCGTGTACGCGCGGAGGAACACCCCGCGGTACATCAAGCAGGACGAACTCACCGCGAACGACCACATGGGCGACGGCTTCCTGTTCAGGCTCGCTGGCGTGGGGTCGGCGGTGCACTGCACCGTGGAGATCGACGGCGGAGAGATCGACTTCACCCCTGAGGCGGACTTCACCGGGTCGGCGACCTTCCAGTACACCGTCAGGAATGGGGCCGGCACCACCAGCGCCACGGTGACGATCATCGTGGGCGAGGCCCCCCAGGCCGTCGACGATACCGTGAGCACGGACGAGGACACCGTGCTGGTCATCCCGGTCGCCACGCTCGTCGCGAACGACATCGACGTCGACACCGACGACCTCCTGGTGGAAGGCGCCTTCTCGGACACGCATGGCAGCGTGACGCTGGACGGACAGAACGTCACCTTCACGCCGGAGGCGAACTTCTTCGGGACGGCGACATTCCAGTACCGGGTCACCGACAGGGCCAGTTTCAGCACCGCGACAGTGCGCGTCACCGTCAACCCGGTGAATGACGCTCCCGTGGCCGTCGCGGATTCAGTCCTGGCGAGCGTGGATGTCGCGCAGCGCATCCCCGCGGCGACGCTCCTCTTCAATGACGGGGATGTGGAGGGGGATGCGTTGGCGTTGACGGGCGTCTCGAATGCGCGCAACGGCACGGTCGAGCTCGTCGGTGACGCCGTGCGGTTCACGCCCGCGTCGGGGTTCGTCGGCGCCGCCCGCTTCGACTACCAGGTGGCGGACACCCACGGCGCGACCGGGACCGGCTCGGTCGACGTGCGTGTGCGTGGCTATGCGGTGAGGTCAATCTTCGCCGGCGCGGGGACCACCTGCGCCGTCTTCACGGATGGACGCCTCAAGTGCTGGGGAAAGAACGGCATGGGGCAGCTCGGGCTCGAGCACGCCGACGACCGAGGAGACGGTCGCGCCTCCAACCTGATGAGCAACCTCCCCTTCGTCCGCGTGGGCACGGACGTGCGGGTGGCGATGATGGGCCTGGGTGACGGCTTCAGCTGCGCGCTCCTGGAAGGAGGCGCGGTCAAGTGCTGGGGTGACAGTGAGCAGGGGCAGCTGGGGCTCGGCGACACGCAGCGTCGCGGAGATGGCCCGGGTGAGATGGGCGACGCGTTGCCCCGGGTGGACCTCGGCACGGGGCGGACCGCGAAGACGCTCGTCAGCGGTCTGAAGCACCTGTGCGCCATCCTCGACGACGGCGCGGTCAAGTGCTGGGGCGACAACTGGGATGGGAGGCTCGGGCTCGGTGATACGCAGCCTCGCGGAGATGGCCCTGGTGAGATGGGCAACGCGCTGCCTGCCGTGAACCTCGGCACGGGGCGCACCGCGAAGGCGCTCGCCGCGGGAGGCCGTCACACGTGCGCGCTCCTGGATGACGATTCCGTCAAGTGCTGGGGCGAGAACGCATGGGGACAGCTGGGGCTCGGCGACAAGGTGGTCCGCGGAGATGGCCCGGGTGAGATGGGCGACGCACTGCCTCGGGTGAACCTGGGCACGGGGCGGACCGCGAAGGCCATCGCCGCCCGTGAGCACTCCACGTGCGCGCTGCTCGATGACGGTTCCATCAAGTGCTGGGGCGGCAACCCGTACGGCGCGCTCGGCCTTGGTGACAAGGTGCACCGGGGAGATGACGCGGGTGAGATGGGAGATGGATTGCCGCGAGTCGACCTGGGGACGGGGCGGACCGCGAAGACGCTCACCGTCGGCAGCATCTACGCATGCGCGCTGCTGGATGATGGCTCCGTCAAGTGCTGGGGCGGCGGCTACGCGGGTCAGCTCGGGCTCGGTGATTGGAACAACCGCGGCGGTGAACCGGGCGAAATGGGCGACGCGCTGCCTCGGGTCAATCTGGGGGCGGGTCGTGCCGTGACGTCCCTCGCGGCGGGAGCCCACCACACGTGCGCCACCTTCGATGAGGGCAGCGTCAAGTGCTGGGGCGCCAATCACAGCGGGCAGCTCGGGCTCAATCATTCAGACCACCGTGGAGACAATCCGGGCGAGATGGGAGAGGCCCTCCCGCCCATCGAGCTGTAG
- a CDS encoding DJ-1/PfpI family protein — MPLSPFASTLLAVWLSAAPNDDVAAIRAAVADYTEGVMSGDLARLQRTFHPDSKLLSVGPDGALATWPGNDYVQTAVKSPFTGRENAVLQVDVVGSAAVAKVSVRTAKWDFTDYISLLKLEGRWRIVTKVYHREPRAEAPSPTSPPAPQPVPSGPLAGRTVALLVTHGFNLPEMVETRRALEEAGARVELVAPKPGTVRADTAGGQVSEFRVDRALTEARPDAYHALYLPGGTHSADSLRLATGATEFVQGFLRAKKPVAAICHGLWLLADAGGVKGRRVTSFPSLRRDLQNAGATWVDEEVVVDGQLVTSRRPADLPAFNQQVVARFARPAAP; from the coding sequence ATGCCGCTCTCTCCCTTCGCCTCGACGCTGCTCGCCGTCTGGTTGTCCGCCGCTCCCAACGACGACGTGGCGGCCATCCGCGCGGCCGTCGCGGATTACACCGAGGGGGTGATGTCCGGCGACCTGGCACGACTCCAACGCACGTTCCATCCCGACTCGAAGCTCCTCTCCGTGGGGCCCGACGGCGCGCTCGCCACCTGGCCGGGCAACGACTACGTCCAGACCGCGGTGAAGAGCCCCTTCACCGGGCGCGAGAACGCAGTGCTCCAGGTGGACGTCGTCGGCAGCGCGGCGGTCGCCAAGGTGTCCGTGCGCACGGCGAAGTGGGACTTCACCGACTACATCTCCCTGCTCAAGTTGGAGGGCAGGTGGCGCATCGTGACCAAGGTGTACCACCGCGAGCCCCGGGCCGAGGCCCCGTCGCCCACCTCGCCCCCAGCCCCGCAACCCGTCCCGTCGGGGCCGCTCGCCGGACGCACCGTGGCGCTGCTCGTCACCCACGGCTTCAACCTGCCAGAGATGGTGGAGACGCGGCGCGCCCTGGAGGAGGCCGGCGCCCGGGTGGAGCTGGTGGCTCCGAAGCCGGGCACCGTGCGCGCGGACACCGCCGGAGGACAGGTGAGCGAGTTCCGGGTGGACCGCGCGCTCACGGAGGCTCGGCCGGACGCCTACCATGCGCTCTATCTTCCGGGAGGCACGCACAGCGCGGACAGCCTGCGGCTCGCCACGGGCGCCACGGAGTTCGTGCAGGGATTCCTCCGGGCGAAGAAGCCGGTGGCCGCCATCTGTCACGGGCTCTGGCTGCTCGCCGACGCGGGAGGCGTGAAGGGCCGCCGGGTGACGTCCTTCCCTTCCCTCCGGCGTGACCTGCAGAACGCGGGGGCCACCTGGGTGGATGAAGAGGTGGTGGTGGATGGACAGCTCGTCACCAGTCGCCGGCCGGCGGACCTGCCCGCCTTCAACCAACAGGTGGTGGCGCGCTTCGCCCGCCCTGCCGCGCCCTGA